The following coding sequences are from one Bacillus carboniphilus window:
- a CDS encoding capsular polysaccharide biosynthesis protein CapF yields MQILVTGANGFVGKNLIAELKNKGYNDILEFTKETDHSLLEKYTKECDFVFHLAGVNRPKEEKEFMDGNFGLTSQLLELLNKHNNTAPVLLASTIQAENDNPYGRSKKAGEDLLFKYYKENDVKVYVYRLPNLFGKWSKPNYNTVVATFCYNIARGLDIRINNPDVELNLCYINDVLDEFLRALEGNPTMENEFCIVPKTHTIKLGDLADLIKRFKESRTNLYIPNMEDALTKKLYSTYLSFLPEDQFSYDLKMNCDHRGSFTEFMRTPDRGQVSVNVSKPGVTKGNHWHHTKNEKFLVVSGEGLIRFRKVDSDEVIEYRVSGEKAQVVDIPTGYIHSIVNVGESDLVTVMWANECFDPENPDTYFMEV; encoded by the coding sequence ATGCAAATTCTTGTTACAGGCGCAAATGGTTTTGTAGGGAAAAACCTTATCGCTGAGCTTAAGAATAAGGGATATAACGATATACTTGAATTTACTAAGGAAACTGATCATTCATTACTTGAGAAATATACAAAAGAATGTGATTTTGTCTTTCATTTAGCTGGAGTAAATAGGCCAAAAGAAGAAAAAGAATTTATGGATGGTAATTTTGGTTTAACTTCGCAACTACTAGAATTATTAAATAAACATAACAATACAGCGCCTGTTCTTCTTGCTTCTACGATCCAAGCAGAAAACGATAATCCTTATGGAAGAAGTAAGAAGGCTGGAGAGGATTTACTATTTAAATATTATAAAGAAAATGATGTTAAAGTTTACGTATATCGATTACCAAACTTGTTTGGTAAGTGGAGTAAACCTAACTATAATACTGTGGTGGCCACATTTTGTTACAATATCGCTAGAGGATTAGATATTCGGATAAATAACCCCGATGTAGAGCTAAATCTTTGTTATATAAATGATGTATTAGACGAGTTTTTAAGAGCTCTAGAGGGAAACCCTACTATGGAAAATGAATTCTGTATTGTACCTAAGACTCATACTATTAAACTTGGAGATTTGGCTGACCTTATAAAGCGTTTCAAAGAAAGTAGAACAAATTTATATATTCCCAATATGGAAGATGCACTAACTAAGAAGCTCTATAGTACCTATTTAAGCTTTTTACCAGAGGATCAATTTTCATATGATCTTAAAATGAATTGTGATCACAGAGGCTCGTTTACTGAATTTATGAGGACACCTGATAGAGGACAAGTGTCTGTCAATGTATCAAAACCTGGGGTTACGAAAGGAAACCATTGGCACCATACTAAAAATGAAAAATTTTTAGTTGTAAGTGGAGAAGGTTTAATTCGCTTTAGAAAAGTAGATTCTGATGAAGTTATTGAATATAGGGTAAGTGGAGAAAAAGCACAAGTAGTTGATATTCCAACCGGCTATATACATTCAATAGTAAATGTAGGGGAAAGTGACCTAGTAACTGTAATGTGGGCCAATGAATGTTTTGATCCTGAAAATCCAGACACTTATTTCATGGAGGTATAA
- a CDS encoding polysaccharide biosynthesis protein yields MFKDKTLLITGGTGSFGNAVMKRFLDTDIKEIRIFSRDEKKQDDMRKIYKNDKLKFYLGDVRDLASVKNAMHGVDYIFHAAALKQVPSCEFFPLEAVKTNIMGTDNVLTAAIEYGVKKAICLSTDKAAYPINAMGISKAMMEKVFVAKSKTVDPDRTLICGTRYGNVMASRGSVIPLFIEQIKSGQPLTVTDPNMTRFLMSLEEAVELVVFAFQNAEAGDIMVQKSPASTIGDLAQAVKELFNADNEIKIIGTRHGEKRYETLLTKEEYIKAEDLPGFYRVPADQRDLNYDKYFAEGDQKLTSVVEYNSDNTQILSIEQIKEKLLELDYVQNELKEWNKKAYVLN; encoded by the coding sequence ATGTTTAAAGACAAAACTTTATTAATTACTGGTGGAACAGGATCCTTTGGGAATGCTGTGATGAAAAGATTTTTAGATACAGATATTAAAGAAATTAGAATTTTTTCGCGAGATGAGAAAAAACAAGATGACATGAGGAAAATTTATAAAAATGACAAACTCAAGTTTTATCTTGGGGATGTAAGAGATTTAGCAAGCGTTAAGAATGCAATGCACGGAGTTGATTATATTTTCCATGCGGCCGCACTAAAACAGGTTCCGTCTTGTGAGTTCTTTCCTTTAGAAGCAGTAAAAACTAATATTATGGGAACTGATAATGTATTAACAGCTGCTATTGAATATGGGGTGAAAAAGGCAATTTGCCTTTCAACAGATAAAGCTGCATATCCAATTAATGCAATGGGTATTTCAAAAGCAATGATGGAAAAAGTATTTGTTGCTAAATCGAAAACGGTTGATCCAGATAGAACACTAATTTGTGGAACTAGATATGGTAATGTCATGGCCTCACGTGGATCGGTTATACCATTATTTATTGAACAAATTAAAAGTGGTCAGCCTTTAACAGTAACGGATCCTAATATGACAAGATTTCTTATGAGTTTAGAAGAAGCAGTCGAGTTAGTAGTATTTGCATTCCAAAACGCTGAAGCAGGAGATATCATGGTTCAAAAATCTCCAGCTAGCACTATTGGCGACCTTGCTCAAGCTGTAAAAGAATTATTTAATGCGGATAATGAAATAAAAATTATTGGAACTCGCCATGGAGAAAAACGTTATGAAACACTACTTACTAAAGAGGAATATATAAAGGCAGAAGATTTGCCTGGTTTTTATAGAGTTCCTGCTGATCAAAGAGATCTTAACTATGATAAGTATTTTGCAGAGGGGGATCAAAAGCTTACTTCTGTAGTGGAATATAATTCAGATAATACACAAATTCTTAGTATTGAACAAATTAAAGAAAAGTTACTAGAATTAGATTACGTGCAAAATGAGCTTAAGGAATGGAATAAAAAAGCTTATGTATTGAACTAA
- a CDS encoding glycosyltransferase family 4 protein has product MKILVVCQYYYPEPFRISDICETLVEKGHDVTVLTGLPNYPEGQVLDGYRYGRKRNEVLNGVKVIRSFEIGRGNSKLKLFLNYLSFAVSGSVKAFFMNEKFDVVLVNQLSPVMMGIPAIVYKRRHKKKVLLYCLDLWPDSLAAGGIKESSMIYKFFMKLSKWIYNYADSIAVTSSMFKEYFRSTLGVYKKEIHHLPQYAEDLFTESIEVPKNDKFNFVFAGNIGDMQSVETIVKAANELREHTNITFHIVGDGSKLEECKLLSKQMELDNIIYYGRKPVSEMPYYYGLADAMLITLKNNKAISYTLPGKVQSYMAAGKPIIGAINGETSRVIRDANCGLCCAAEDYSELAKLLIQFCDNNEKEKMAENSYNYYIKNYSKDRFISVLEDTLTNLEG; this is encoded by the coding sequence ATGAAAATCTTAGTTGTCTGCCAATATTACTATCCGGAACCTTTTCGTATTTCAGATATATGTGAAACATTAGTAGAAAAAGGGCATGATGTAACAGTGCTTACAGGACTTCCGAATTATCCAGAGGGGCAAGTACTTGATGGTTACCGGTATGGTAGAAAAAGGAATGAAGTGTTAAACGGTGTAAAGGTAATACGAAGTTTTGAGATAGGTCGTGGAAATAGTAAATTAAAGCTTTTCCTAAACTATCTTAGCTTTGCAGTATCAGGATCGGTAAAGGCATTTTTTATGAATGAAAAGTTTGATGTAGTATTAGTCAATCAACTTTCCCCCGTAATGATGGGGATCCCAGCTATTGTTTATAAGAGAAGGCATAAGAAAAAGGTTTTGCTCTACTGCCTAGACCTATGGCCTGATAGTCTAGCTGCTGGAGGTATCAAAGAAAGTTCAATGATTTACAAGTTTTTTATGAAGCTTTCTAAATGGATTTATAACTATGCAGATTCCATAGCAGTAACTTCTAGTATGTTTAAAGAATATTTTAGGAGTACTCTTGGGGTGTATAAAAAGGAAATACATCATCTACCGCAATATGCAGAGGACTTGTTTACTGAAAGCATTGAAGTTCCTAAGAATGATAAATTTAATTTTGTTTTTGCTGGAAATATTGGTGATATGCAAAGCGTGGAAACAATAGTTAAAGCCGCAAATGAATTACGCGAGCACACTAATATTACATTTCATATAGTTGGAGATGGATCCAAATTAGAAGAATGTAAATTGCTAAGCAAACAAATGGAGTTAGACAACATCATCTATTATGGTAGAAAACCCGTAAGTGAAATGCCGTATTACTATGGGTTAGCAGATGCAATGTTAATTACATTGAAGAATAATAAGGCTATATCATACACACTACCTGGAAAAGTGCAATCATATATGGCAGCTGGTAAACCTATAATTGGAGCAATAAATGGCGAGACGAGTCGAGTGATTAGGGATGCTAATTGTGGATTATGTTGCGCTGCTGAAGATTATAGCGAATTGGCGAAGTTACTAATACAGTTCTGTGATAATAATGAGAAAGAGAAAATGGCTGAAAACTCATATAATTATTACATTAAAAACTACAGTAAAGATAGATTTATATCGGTGTTAGAAGACACCTTAACTAATTTGGAGGGATAA
- a CDS encoding NAD-dependent epimerase/dehydratase family protein, which translates to MLLVTGITGHSGKYFLQELIRNKYDGPIRCIVRANSDTSLIDNSGLNIEKIVGDLENQEFMNEVMSGVNTVVHIASIFYSVTLMRAAVKNDVKRAILVHTTGIYSRYKSASEEYKGIEKNIDKIIKESNSTIGLIYLRPTMIYGYINDSNMIVFIKMVDRLRLFPIIDQGRNLLQPVNGRDLGKAYYQVLRKSNIMSGDYILSGESPISMKELFRLISQILGKKTTFISVPLALGVFMAKFLKVCTLGKVDYIERVQRMGEDRSFSHKSATEDFDYQPMSLSEGLKIEIEEYLKKVQ; encoded by the coding sequence ATGTTATTAGTTACAGGAATTACAGGACATAGTGGCAAGTATTTCTTGCAAGAGCTTATAAGAAATAAATACGATGGTCCAATTCGATGTATTGTTAGAGCAAATTCTGATACATCGTTGATAGATAATTCGGGACTAAATATAGAAAAGATAGTTGGAGATTTAGAGAATCAAGAGTTTATGAATGAAGTTATGAGCGGAGTTAACACAGTTGTGCATATAGCGTCTATCTTTTATTCTGTTACTTTAATGAGGGCAGCTGTTAAGAATGATGTCAAGAGAGCTATACTTGTTCATACAACCGGCATTTATTCAAGGTATAAGAGTGCATCAGAAGAATATAAGGGTATCGAGAAAAACATAGATAAGATAATTAAGGAAAGCAATTCAACGATAGGGCTAATATATTTAAGGCCTACTATGATCTATGGATATATCAATGACAGTAATATGATTGTTTTTATAAAAATGGTAGATAGATTAAGGTTATTTCCTATCATTGACCAAGGTAGGAATTTGCTACAGCCTGTTAATGGACGAGATTTAGGAAAAGCATATTATCAGGTATTAAGGAAATCTAATATAATGAGCGGCGATTATATTTTATCTGGTGAAAGTCCTATTTCAATGAAAGAATTATTTAGGTTGATAAGTCAAATTCTAGGTAAGAAGACGACCTTTATTAGTGTCCCTTTAGCGTTAGGTGTTTTTATGGCTAAATTCCTAAAAGTTTGTACGCTTGGAAAGGTTGACTATATTGAGAGGGTTCAGCGGATGGGAGAAGATAGAAGCTTTTCTCATAAAAGTGCTACAGAAGATTTTGATTATCAACCTATGTCGCTGTCTGAGGGATTAAAAATCGAAATTGAAGAGTATTTAAAAAAGGTTCAATAG
- a CDS encoding sugar transferase: MYMKVKRLIDIILSLIGLIVLSPIFLILIIAIKLESKGPVLFKQKRIGINKTHFNILKFRTMKIDTPKDTPTHLLSNPEQYITKMGKFLRKTSLDELPQIWNIFVGQMSIIGPRPALWNQYDLIAERDKYGANDVPPGLTGWAQINGRDELPIEIKAKLDGEYVEKISLLMDIKCFFGTIVSVVKSDGVVEGGTGAKKEVASTKMTSSSGK; encoded by the coding sequence ATGTATATGAAGGTTAAAAGATTGATAGATATCATTCTTTCTTTAATTGGACTTATAGTACTATCACCTATTTTTTTAATTCTAATTATTGCTATTAAGCTAGAGTCAAAAGGCCCGGTACTGTTTAAGCAAAAGCGTATTGGTATCAACAAGACACATTTCAATATCTTAAAGTTCCGCACTATGAAAATAGATACGCCTAAGGACACTCCAACTCACTTATTAAGTAATCCAGAACAGTATATCACAAAGATGGGTAAATTTCTGAGAAAGACCTCACTTGATGAGCTACCGCAAATTTGGAATATTTTTGTTGGGCAGATGAGTATAATCGGGCCTAGGCCAGCACTTTGGAATCAATATGATCTGATCGCTGAACGAGATAAATATGGCGCTAATGATGTACCACCTGGGTTGACAGGTTGGGCACAGATTAATGGTAGGGATGAACTTCCTATCGAAATTAAGGCTAAGTTGGATGGGGAGTATGTTGAGAAGATTAGCCTTTTGATGGATATTAAGTGCTTCTTTGGCACCATCGTAAGTGTTGTTAAGAGTGATGGTGTAGTTGAAGGTGGAACTGGAGCAAAGAAGGAAGTTGCAAGTACTAAGATGACAAGCTCTTCAGGAAAGTAA
- a CDS encoding type IV pilin protein, translating into MKYFNNKGVTLVELLAGVVILGIIAAIAVVSVGGIIENTKEDVCHANRIELERWYERHLFLENIEESTSSMFFLYLQKYGDTICPLDGEISYSNGVIECSTHPLGDDSDSDGDDGGGGVPYL; encoded by the coding sequence ATGAAGTATTTTAATAATAAAGGGGTAACCTTGGTAGAGCTTTTGGCTGGTGTGGTGATATTGGGGATTATTGCTGCGATTGCGGTTGTATCAGTTGGTGGGATTATTGAAAATACAAAAGAAGATGTTTGTCACGCTAATCGAATTGAACTTGAAAGATGGTATGAGAGACATTTATTCCTAGAGAATATTGAAGAGTCAACATCCAGTATGTTTTTTCTATATTTGCAGAAATATGGAGATACTATTTGTCCGCTGGATGGAGAGATAAGTTATTCGAATGGTGTTATTGAATGTAGCACTCATCCTCTGGGGGATGATAGCGATTCGGATGGAGATGATGGAGGTGGAGGAGTTCCTTATTTATAA
- the galU gene encoding UTP--glucose-1-phosphate uridylyltransferase GalU: MKKVRKAIIPAAGLGTRFLPATKAQPKEMLPIVDKPTIQYIVEEAVASGIEDIIIVTGRGKRAIEDHFDKSYELEETLVKKGKIEQLEEVQGISNLANIHYIRQKEPLGLGHAIACASRFIGDEPFAVLLGDDIVHSPEKPCLKQLIDVYERYNSSVIGVQQVSDEDVSKYGVISMRNGEIDRNSYHIDDLVEKPKREDAPSNYAIMGRYILRPEIFEILEKQTPGAGGEIQLTDAIKSLNEKQMVVAYNFDGVRHDVGDKFGFIKAQVEFALEREDLKGSLLEYLEEVLDKGKVKA, encoded by the coding sequence ATGAAAAAAGTTAGAAAAGCTATTATACCTGCAGCGGGATTAGGTACGAGGTTCCTTCCTGCAACTAAAGCACAACCGAAGGAAATGTTGCCGATTGTGGATAAGCCGACAATTCAATATATAGTGGAGGAAGCGGTGGCTTCTGGGATTGAGGATATTATTATTGTGACGGGTCGTGGAAAGAGAGCGATTGAGGATCATTTTGATAAGAGTTATGAGTTGGAAGAGACGTTGGTGAAGAAGGGGAAGATTGAGCAGTTAGAAGAGGTTCAAGGGATTTCTAACTTGGCTAATATTCATTATATACGTCAGAAAGAGCCTCTTGGGTTAGGACATGCGATTGCTTGTGCGAGTCGTTTTATTGGAGATGAGCCGTTTGCGGTGTTGTTGGGGGATGATATTGTCCATTCTCCTGAGAAGCCTTGTTTGAAGCAGCTGATTGATGTTTATGAAAGATATAATTCTTCTGTGATTGGGGTTCAGCAGGTTTCGGATGAGGATGTTTCGAAGTATGGGGTTATTTCGATGAGGAATGGGGAGATTGATCGGAATAGTTATCATATTGATGATTTGGTTGAGAAGCCGAAGCGAGAGGATGCTCCTTCTAATTATGCGATTATGGGTCGATATATTTTAAGACCGGAGATTTTTGAGATTTTGGAGAAGCAGACACCAGGTGCAGGTGGAGAGATTCAGTTGACGGATGCGATTAAGAGTTTGAATGAGAAGCAGATGGTTGTGGCTTATAATTTCGATGGCGTTCGGCATGATGTTGGGGATAAGTTTGGGTTTATAAAGGCTCAGGTTGAGTTTGCTTTGGAGAGAGAAGATTTGAAGGGAAGTCTTCTTGAGTACTTGGAAGAGGTATTAGATAAAGGGAAGGTCAAGGCTTAA
- a CDS encoding nucleoside-diphosphate sugar epimerase/dehydratase, producing MTFQKRLSFLIALDSFIVLTAIYASYFLLHPQLSVFKTPTLIISSVVLLLSHHIYAGVYRLYKKAWEYASIPELLAIVKAVSFSIMTAALIQMIIDFDIYIRALAITWMLHVLLIGGSRFAWRMFRDRVVNKAADKKRTLIIGAGSGGMMVARQLLHNQEAELKPVAFIDDDKKKQRLEYLGLSVAGKTNQIKEVVEKYNIEHIIIAIPSLSKKELNRIFLECSSTKVKTQIMPMFEDIVTGKISVNQFRDVQVEDLLGREPVELDLESISNSITGKTILVTGAGGSIGSEICRQVSKFKPKKLLLLGHGENSIYSIDMELRNKYKDKFGIIPVIADVQDRARIFEVMEVHKPNMVYHAAAHKHVPLMEFNPKEAVKNNVIGTKNVAEASDTFGVSTFVLISSDKAVNPTNVMGSTKRIAEMVVQELAKTSKTKFVAVRFGNVLGSRGSVIPLFKRQIQAGGPVTVTHPEMTRYFMTIPEASRLVMQAGALARGGEIFVLDMGEPVKIVDLARNLITLSGYSIEEIGIRFSGIRPGEKMFEELLNENEVHPVPVFPKIFIGKAVESEFEKVRGLIETYEVTVDGKLKEVVLSLANKKAVGKKMKVVGS from the coding sequence ATGACCTTTCAGAAACGACTATCATTTTTAATTGCGCTAGATTCATTTATTGTCCTAACAGCTATCTACGCTAGTTACTTTCTATTACATCCTCAGCTAAGCGTCTTTAAAACACCAACGCTCATTATCAGTTCGGTCGTTCTATTACTATCTCATCATATCTATGCAGGCGTATATAGACTTTATAAGAAAGCCTGGGAGTATGCAAGTATTCCAGAATTATTAGCCATTGTCAAAGCGGTTTCTTTTTCAATTATGACAGCAGCACTTATACAGATGATTATTGATTTTGATATTTACATAAGAGCTTTGGCAATTACATGGATGCTTCATGTATTACTTATCGGTGGATCACGCTTTGCATGGCGAATGTTTCGAGACCGAGTAGTGAATAAAGCTGCAGATAAAAAGAGGACCTTAATTATCGGTGCAGGTTCTGGTGGTATGATGGTGGCTAGACAATTACTACATAATCAAGAGGCAGAGTTAAAGCCAGTTGCTTTCATTGATGATGACAAGAAAAAGCAACGATTAGAATACTTAGGTCTATCGGTTGCGGGAAAGACGAATCAAATCAAAGAAGTAGTTGAGAAATACAATATCGAACATATTATTATCGCGATTCCGTCATTAAGTAAAAAGGAATTAAACCGGATTTTTCTAGAATGTTCATCTACCAAAGTGAAAACACAAATTATGCCGATGTTTGAAGATATTGTGACAGGAAAAATTTCGGTGAATCAGTTTAGAGATGTACAGGTAGAGGATTTGCTTGGTCGGGAGCCTGTTGAACTAGATTTAGAAAGTATCTCAAATAGTATTACAGGTAAAACGATACTTGTTACTGGAGCGGGCGGATCGATAGGGTCTGAGATTTGTAGACAGGTAAGTAAGTTTAAGCCTAAGAAGCTGTTGTTACTAGGGCATGGGGAGAATTCGATTTATTCGATTGATATGGAGCTTCGGAATAAGTATAAGGATAAGTTTGGGATTATTCCGGTGATTGCGGATGTGCAGGACAGAGCTCGGATTTTTGAAGTGATGGAAGTACATAAGCCGAATATGGTGTATCATGCTGCGGCGCATAAGCATGTACCTTTGATGGAGTTTAATCCGAAAGAGGCTGTGAAGAATAATGTGATTGGGACTAAGAATGTGGCGGAGGCGAGTGACACATTTGGGGTAAGCACTTTCGTGCTTATTTCTTCTGATAAAGCAGTGAACCCAACGAATGTTATGGGATCAACTAAGAGGATTGCTGAAATGGTTGTTCAGGAGCTTGCCAAAACTAGTAAGACGAAGTTTGTGGCTGTTCGGTTTGGGAATGTGTTGGGAAGTCGTGGGAGTGTTATTCCATTATTTAAGAGGCAGATTCAGGCTGGGGGGCCAGTTACGGTTACCCATCCTGAGATGACGAGGTATTTTATGACTATACCGGAAGCCTCGCGACTTGTGATGCAAGCGGGTGCATTGGCGCGTGGTGGAGAGATTTTTGTGTTGGATATGGGTGAGCCGGTGAAGATTGTGGATTTGGCGAGGAACCTTATCACCCTTTCGGGTTATTCGATAGAAGAGATTGGGATTCGGTTTTCTGGGATTCGTCCTGGGGAGAAGATGTTTGAAGAATTGTTGAATGAGAATGAGGTTCATCCTGTTCCGGTGTTTCCGAAGATTTTTATTGGGAAGGCTGTGGAGAGTGAGTTTGAGAAGGTTCGTGGTTTGATAGAGACGTATGAAGTTACGGTAGATGGAAAGTTGAAAGAGGTTGTTCTTTCGCTTGCTAATAAGAAGGCTGTTGGGAAGAAGATGAAGGTCGTTGGGAGTTAG
- a CDS encoding tyrosine-protein phosphatase, giving the protein MIDIHCHILPNVDDGPTSMTESIEMAKKAVAEGIQTIIATPHHKNGSYENSKQTILQNVQALNDVLVQENIPLQILSGQEVRINGDILTDLKAEEILTMVDGGKYLFVELPSGTVPRFTEKMLYDIQMEGLTPVIVHPERNQAIAEHPELLYQFVKKGALTQVTAASVTGHFGKKIKKFSLDCIDANLTHFIASDAHNTHNRTFLMEEAYDVIRQEFGREMVYLFRENAELLVEGKAVYKEIPERIKKKKFLGIF; this is encoded by the coding sequence ATGATTGATATTCACTGTCATATATTACCGAACGTAGACGATGGACCCACTTCTATGACCGAAAGTATCGAAATGGCAAAAAAAGCGGTTGCAGAAGGAATACAGACGATCATTGCAACACCCCACCATAAGAATGGAAGCTATGAAAATAGTAAACAAACAATCTTACAAAACGTACAAGCTCTAAATGATGTCCTTGTTCAAGAAAATATCCCATTGCAAATACTTTCTGGCCAGGAAGTCCGGATTAACGGCGATATCCTCACTGACCTGAAAGCGGAAGAAATCCTTACGATGGTCGATGGGGGAAAATATCTATTTGTTGAACTTCCATCTGGAACGGTTCCGAGATTTACGGAAAAAATGCTCTATGACATTCAGATGGAAGGGCTCACGCCAGTCATTGTACACCCAGAAAGAAACCAAGCCATAGCAGAACATCCCGAGCTTTTGTACCAATTCGTGAAAAAAGGAGCCCTTACACAAGTGACTGCAGCAAGTGTAACCGGGCACTTCGGAAAAAAGATTAAAAAGTTCTCTCTTGACTGTATTGATGCAAACCTAACGCATTTTATAGCAAGTGATGCGCACAACACACATAACCGTACATTCCTAATGGAAGAAGCCTATGATGTTATTCGTCAAGAATTTGGACGAGAAATGGTGTATCTATTCAGAGAAAATGCAGAGCTACTAGTAGAGGGGAAAGCCGTTTATAAGGAAATTCCTGAAAGAATTAAGAAAAAGAAGTTCCTAGGTATCTTTTAA
- a CDS encoding CpsD/CapB family tyrosine-protein kinase, with protein MALNKRRKTVTQNRSLIAHMNPKSPIAEQYRTMRTNIQFSSVDHTIRSLMVTSSGPSEGKSTTVANLAVVFAQQGKKVLLVDADMRKPTVHYTFRLSNTFGLTNVLTRQAKVEEVIHESLVENLSLLTSGPIPPNPAELLGSAAMEDLLAELFKQFDLVLFDTPPVLAVTDAQILANQCNGSILVVNSGKTEIDAASKSKELLLNAKGKLLGVVLNNKKEKKGSYYYYYGGK; from the coding sequence TTGGCGCTTAATAAAAGGAGAAAGACAGTTACACAAAATAGAAGTTTAATTGCACACATGAATCCGAAATCTCCCATTGCAGAACAATACAGAACCATGAGAACCAACATTCAATTCTCATCTGTTGATCACACGATTCGTTCACTGATGGTGACTTCTTCAGGGCCATCAGAAGGGAAATCAACGACTGTAGCAAACCTTGCAGTGGTATTCGCGCAACAAGGAAAAAAAGTCCTCCTAGTCGATGCTGATATGAGAAAGCCAACGGTTCACTATACATTTAGACTAAGTAACACATTTGGCCTAACGAACGTATTAACAAGGCAAGCAAAGGTAGAAGAAGTCATTCATGAATCTCTAGTAGAGAATCTATCATTACTAACAAGTGGTCCCATTCCACCAAACCCTGCAGAGCTACTAGGATCGGCAGCAATGGAAGATTTACTTGCAGAGTTGTTCAAGCAATTTGACTTAGTTCTATTTGACACGCCCCCTGTATTAGCAGTAACCGATGCACAAATTTTAGCTAACCAATGTAACGGGTCAATTCTTGTCGTAAATAGTGGAAAGACTGAAATTGACGCCGCTAGTAAGTCGAAGGAACTACTTTTGAATGCAAAAGGAAAGCTATTAGGCGTTGTTTTAAACAATAAGAAGGAAAAGAAGGGTAGCTACTATTATTACTATGGGGGAAAATAG
- a CDS encoding YveK family protein yields MEETISLRELFETIKKRFLLIISITMAAAVISAIVSYFILTPIYQSSTQLLVNQEKTDQPYYTNSDIQANLQLINTYRVIIKSPAILDLVREEMDLEITTQQLTSKIQVNSEQNSTVVNLTVEDPDAVRASEIANKTAEVFQREVIELLNVDNVSILSQAVPANGPVKPRPALNIAIAVVVGLMAGVGLAFLLEFLDNSIKNEQDIEKKLGLPVLGIITTISEEDFDQLGMRESRKLHDQRGESLGA; encoded by the coding sequence TTGGAAGAAACTATTAGTCTACGAGAATTATTCGAAACAATCAAAAAACGTTTCCTTTTAATTATATCTATTACAATGGCAGCTGCTGTTATTAGTGCCATTGTAAGTTACTTTATACTAACACCGATTTATCAATCCTCCACTCAACTCCTGGTGAATCAAGAAAAAACAGATCAGCCATATTATACGAACAGTGATATTCAAGCAAACTTGCAGTTGATCAATACATATCGAGTGATTATTAAAAGTCCAGCTATTTTAGATTTAGTTAGAGAAGAAATGGACCTTGAAATAACTACACAACAACTAACCAGTAAAATCCAAGTAAACAGTGAGCAAAACTCAACCGTTGTAAATCTTACTGTAGAAGATCCAGACGCAGTACGAGCATCAGAAATCGCAAATAAAACTGCTGAAGTCTTCCAAAGAGAAGTCATTGAACTACTAAATGTCGATAACGTTTCTATTTTGTCCCAAGCAGTACCAGCTAACGGACCAGTAAAACCACGCCCAGCACTAAATATAGCGATTGCAGTGGTAGTTGGCCTCATGGCAGGTGTCGGTCTAGCATTCTTACTAGAATTCCTAGATAACTCTATTAAAAACGAACAAGATATCGAAAAGAAATTGGGTCTACCTGTACTTGGAATCATCACAACCATAAGCGAGGAAGACTTTGACCAACTAGGGATGAGAGAATCCAGAAAACTACATGATCAACGAGGTGAGTCTCTTGGCGCTTAA